One Phaseolus vulgaris cultivar G19833 chromosome 11, P. vulgaris v2.0, whole genome shotgun sequence genomic window carries:
- the LOC137823069 gene encoding chitinase 2-like: MKFPITTFTLKPFFFLFILLTSTHAGTISTPTSNLFREYIGAEFNNVKFSDLPINPTVQFHFILSFAIDYDTSSSSPTNGKFNIFWDTDNLSPTQVSAIKAKNSNVKVALSLGGDSVGGGYAYFNPSSIDSWVSNAVSSLTAIIKEYNLDGIDIDYEHFKTDPQTFSECVGRLIKTLKSNGVIQFASIAPFDDPQVQSHYLALWKSYGSFIDYVNFQFYAYDKGTSVAQFIDYFNTQSSNYKGGKVLVSFISDGSGGLAPNDGFFTACHTLKTQQNLHGIFVWSADDSMGNGFRYEKQSQALLALP, from the coding sequence ATGAAATTTCCCATCACCACATTCACTCTCaaacctttcttcttcctcttcatttTACTCACATCAACCCATGCAGGAACCATCTCCACCCCAACTTCAAACCTATTCCGAGAATACATAGGAGCCGAGTTCAACAACGTTAAATTCTCCGATCTCCCCATTAACCCCACTGTCCAATTCCACTTCATTCTCTCCTTCGCCATCGACTACGACACCTCCTCCTCCTCTCCCACCAATGGAAAATTCAACATCTTTTGGGACACCGACAACCTTAGCCCCACCCAAGTCTCCGCCATCAAGGCCAAAAACTCAAACGTCAAAGTAGCCCTCAGTCTGGGAGGCGACAGCGTTGGAGGCGGCTACGCTTACTTCAACCCCTCTTCCATCGATTCCTGGGTTTCCAACGCCGTTTCTTCACTCACAGCCATAATCAAAGAGTACAACCTAGACGGAATCGACATCGACTACGAGCACTTCAAAACGGACCCTCAAACCTTCTCGGAGTGCGTGGGGAGGCTAATCAAGACGCTCAAATCCAACGGGGTCATACAATTCGCCTCCATTGCTCCTTTTGACGATCCCCAAGTTCAGAGCCACTACTTGGCCCTCTGGAAGAGTTACGGTAGCTTCATAGACTACGTTAACTTTCAGTTCTATGCGTATGACAAGGGCACCAGTGTGGCACAGTTCATCGACTACTTCAACACCCAGAGTTCCAATTACAAGGGTGGAAAGGTGCTGGTGAGTTTCATCAGTGATGGCAGTGGTGGCTTGGCTCCAAACGATGGCTTCTTCACAGCATGTCACACTCTGAAGACTCAGCAGAACCTTCATGGCATCTTTGTCTGGTCTGCTGATGACTCCATGGGAAATGGTTTTCGTTATGAGAAGCAATCACAAGCCCTTTTAGCTTTACCCTAG